GCATGGTATCCTCGACTTTTACATGGCAAGCCTGAAGAACGCAGCAATTGGCGTTTGATCGGCAAAGGCGAAGGCATTCACTGGCCTGACCTGGATGAAGATTTGAGCATCGAAGGCCTCATGCTTGGAAGGCCATCGGGTGAAAGCTCGCGCTCGTTTCAGCGCTGGCTCGAAGAACGCACAAAATAATTTCATTGGAGCAATAACGCGCAAGACGGAGCGACTGAATTCTCCAG
The sequence above is a segment of the Cytophagia bacterium CHB2 genome. Coding sequences within it:
- a CDS encoding DUF2442 domain-containing protein produces the protein MTTSTIDIQELKAQNVMVTEDSLTVDLTDGRTISVPLAWYPRLLHGKPEERSNWRLIGKGEGIHWPDLDEDLSIEGLMLGRPSGESSRSFQRWLEERTK